The Solanum lycopersicum chromosome 6, SLM_r2.1 genome has a window encoding:
- the LOC104648091 gene encoding ras-related protein Rab-2-A-like, with product MSYNYMFKFIIVGETGVGKTCLLYQLTSARFKPVYEVTIGAEFGSRTITVDQKPIKLQIWDTAGQEKFRSLTRYFYRGAVGALLVYDVTKRQTFQQLPNWLEDLRKHGDEKLTVMVVGNKCDLDEETRAVSKEEGEEFAKRNKCLFMEVSARTAKNVEAAFGSAAEEICEKIGKGDFGTVEGYKGITIGNWRGKSKRFYSCCF from the coding sequence atgtcGTACAATTACATGTTCAAATTCATAATTGTGGGAGAAACCGGAGTGGGAAAAACTTGCCTGCTTTACCAATTGACATCGGCGCGATTTAAACCGGTTTACGAGGTCACAATCGGAGCTGAATTCGGATCCAGAACGATCACCGTCGATCAGAAGCCAATTAAGCTGCAAATATGGGACACGGCGGGACAGGAAAAGTTCCGATCACTCACGAGATATTTTTACAGAGGCGCTGTTGGGGCTTTGCTAGTTTACGACGTGACTAAGCGGCAAACTTTCCAGCAACTCCCGAATTGGCTCGAGGATTTACGAAAACACGGCGATGAGAAATTGACGGTAATGGTGGTGGGGAACAAGTGCGATCTGGATGAAGAAACTAGGGCTGTTAGTAAGGAGGAAGGCGAGGAATTTGCGAAGAGGAATAAGTGTTTGTTCATGGAAGTATCAGCTAGAACGGCGAAGAATGTGGAGGCGGCGTTCGGAAGCGCGGCGGAAGAAATATGTGAGAAGATCGGAAAAGGGGATTTTGGGACGGTGGAGGGATATAAGGGGATTACAATTGGGAATTGGAGAGGAAAAAGTAAAAGATTTTACTCATGTTGTTTTTGa